The Hordeum vulgare subsp. vulgare chromosome 7H, MorexV3_pseudomolecules_assembly, whole genome shotgun sequence DNA window CCGCGTCGCCCAGCCCAGGGCGACTCGGGCGCAGCGGCTCTCCAGCCACCAGCACCGCTCCTTGTCCTCCTCTCGCCACGCCGTTGCTGGAGCACGCCACCGGGTGAAGCCCGTGCGGCCGACGGCGGGGGCGGGGCGCTCTCACGTGACGGCTTCCATCCTGTATGGCAGCAGGTTGGGTGGTGTGTCAGCGAACGCTGGGGCTCAGGATCCCGGCGACCGGTGACAGAACTCGCGTCCTCTCATGGGTGTGGCGGCGGCTACTGGCGTCGTGGTCGTTTGGGCTGCGTCATCAGGTGTGGCAGCCCAGATCCGACCGGGATCCAGGGAAGCCCCGCGGCAGTTGGCCCTACCCCGACTAGCTGCTGCCGTGGGTGGCCTCGCCCCGACTCCTGGGACGCCGTCCCCGTCCACCGCTATTGGATCTGGGGCCTCCCCAGCCGGTTGTGGTGTCCCCTTCCTCCGCCCGTCTGTTGCATCCTCTCTGCGTAGCCTGCTGGATCCCTTCGAGCGGGGGATTCGGCTCTAGCGGCGCAGTGGAGGTCTGGCAGCAAGGCGGTGACGCTAGCCCATGCGCGGCGTTTGTCGACGCGCCGAAGGGAGGCGTGGATGGGTTGACAGGTACGGACGGGCGGTCATGGCCAAAGGTAATGCAAACCTATGGCAATGATGGGGCCTGCTGACGTGCTTGAATAAAGGCGACGGTCCTAGTGTTCTTCTTGCGCCAAGACGAAGATCTGCCTGATACACGAACTTTCTGATCTGGTCGGAGTGGCGGGTTTCGGAAGGCTTCGCCGGCGAACTCCCATGGACGTGTTATGCCTGGAGATTGCTCGATCGGGTGGAATTCGGTCGTGCCCGTTGGTTCTCCATTAAGGAGGGAGCGGCGCGAAGCTCTGCTATCTGGTTCCATCAGGAGATATCTTACTCTATGGTAAAGTCAGAGGCGGAGAATGTCATGAAAGCCAAGATTGGAGGACTAGTACTGGTTATTATAGCCTACGGCGCTGAGGAATTTACTTGGAGTTTCGGAATTCGTAGTAATGGTAATGTAAGTGGGGGTGACATCACAAGTGAAGTTCAAGGTCCTACCTTTCAGGATGAAAATCCAAGGTCTGCCTTAATTGGTTGTGCCACACAATGGTCTTATTGAAGACATTGCTTTGAGAGCGGGCATTATCTCCAGGGTGAAATCCCAAGATTTACGATCGGGCGACGACTGTGCGTGTGCACTGTTTTCTTCTTGGAGCCGTCGTTTTTTTGAAGTACTTGAACATCAGGTGTTGTCTTGGTGGTGGTTTTGCTGCTGTTGCAAGTACTGAACCTCTATAGCAGAACTTTTCTTTTTTAGTTTCTTGTTCATTTTTTCGCTgtgtgcatcctcatgccattagGGCATTACGTTGTTGCAGAGGCTGGATGTAATTGGTATCTCTTTAATGTTAACATATACTCTTTATGAAATCATGGGAGGGCATGAAAACTAACTAGCATGGATGCATTGTCGGCTAAGACGAGAGTGTCACTTTTATTGATAAAATGCTTCAACCATGCGATTTGGACATGACGTGAAAGATTAGGACAAAACCTATGGTTTTCCCATCAACCACGCTATTTGGGCATGCTGTGAAACTGCAGCCACAAAATCCATAATTTTGTATACTCCCTCTGTCATGGTTGAAAAGGCAAGGTTAAATTTGCGTGCGTTtttaaaatagacaaggtttaagccgCGAAATCAATTACttttattaattagtactagtactattTATGCATGCGCCCTTTCAATTTGCTGCTCACGCATTActactagtattttctcagttgttaggcgcattagcatctacacctgctacatctcacaaccaatcagtGACTACCTTGGTCCCTGAGGTTttccaagcgtgccttctaaaccgtgacggaggaagtatataaCTTTGTGTCATTTAACTCTTTGCTTTTGTATCAAGTCCATAGATATAAAATAAGTCGTAGTTGGAAATGTGATATTAAAAAGTTTATAACTAGAGTTGCACACATTACTAAACAGGGTCTATTTGTTAATGCGCTTATTTATTATCATTCAACATATGAGAGGCGATTTCCTatgcatggtggtagctacacacccTTTGGTATAAATGCCTTTTTTGTTATATGAGGTGTCGGGTTTCAATGGCATTGCCACAAGTGCATTTTTGTTATGTATGAATGATCTTTGCTCACATTTATTTATCTTTTTTGTTATCTTTTTGACACAAGTGTCTTTTCGTTATGTAGAAAGGGCATTTCTCACTTCTCTCGGTCTTTTTCCCTTGCCTGTTTGCCATAATTGCATGTTTGCTTGCCTGGCTAGTCCAAAACAACAATATTTTTGCTTAGAGTTAATTTTCTTATTTTAACATAATTTACAAATTAACTAGGGATCAACATTTCATGGACGCGTTTTTGCTTTAGTTCCTTCAAAAAAATAGCCAACAGTTTGTGTCAATACATTATTTCAACACATGAGAGTTTCATGTAAATGGTACCCTGTCTAGGGTTTAACATTTCCTAGCCGCATTTTTTCTTTAGTTCCTTCAGAAAAAAAAAACAGCCAACGGTTCATGTCAATGCATTATTTTTCAACATCAGAGTTTAATGAAAACAGTGAATTCACTTGAGAGATAGTATTCGGCATTTTCAACATCAGATCAGTATTTAACTAAAACTGTACCCTACAGGGCACTAACAACATCGTCTCATAAATTCGATGCTAACCAGGATCATCAATTGGAAAAGACCCGACCACTGACTTACCCATCAGATATACGAGTACTAGTGAATTGCTTGACTTGCCCATCAACTCGCTGCTAACCAGGATCATCAATTGGAAAACCACTACCGCTGACTACAAGTGCAAGCACTAGGATAAATAGTCCCCAACAGTTTAACATGTGACAGGTTTTTAGCTAtgcgttgttttttccttttccccgcaaacaaaaacatatataatattaaAAGAATTATAGAAGGATTTTTaggaaaaataaatttgaaaacccAGTTATCTAGATAATAATAACAAAAGCGGACTTTTGTTTTCGACAGAGGCAATATATTTGCCTCGTTGATTAATTAAGCAAAAACGAATTGCCCATTTAATTAAAGGAACCCCGTGCAAAAAACATTACAACATGACCACATGGAGACTACTCCCAAATCAAGAATTTTCATGACCACCGGGCAAAACGAACAAACACCCCCAAACCATGGACCACTACAAACCCCCGGCACATGGATCACAACATTGCAAACAAACCCCCACCGAAAACACATCGGGCACAACCCCCAAAAAAGGAAGTCATCTATCAAGCAGCCGCGGAGGCCTTCCCAATGGTGTCACTTTTTTTTACTATTGCTCTCGAATGATTTGTCCTTAGGATTCCTCCAATGCAAAGGTGCTAAGTAaggtgctaaaagcattaaatatGTTAAGCAATCATAATCTCCAATGCATTGGTGCTTAGTTTGTTGTTGCTAAGGTTGTCTCATTTAATTGTTTAGCAACTAAAGTCTTGCATGCATAGCCCAGTTCTCTTCATTTTTAATGTTTTGCATAGGTTCCCGTGACTAGCATTGTTTCCTTCTGAGGACACCAaactcttctctttcttcttaattAGATTGTCACTTCGGATTTTTTGCCTTGTTGCCATGCTTAGCACCTATCTAAAGTGGAGCATAGGGAACAGCAGAGCATTAGGATGCCGGAATGATGACTAGCACACATCCTCTTTCTCTTGTCCCCAAATGCTTTCTCCTTCAGAAGGAAACCGATCGTCTTGGTAGATGTAGGGCTAGCAACATTCAAGGTGGCGATTAATCCACGAAGCTTTTTAGTAAAGAGAGCTTAGGTGCCAATGCACTGGGCGCCGCAACCTAGTCACCCATGGGAACCGTCTGGCCGATGAGCTCGGGCAAGTGGAAGACACTAGCACCCATACGACCAATCCTCCACGCTCGGCTCCGACGGTGGCGGTGTGGGTGACGGCATATATAACCACAGTCGAGGTCACAAGTGGGCTCCCCACACATCGTCTATAGCTCGGGCATGATCTGCAGCATCGGAGCCACGACCTCAACGATGTCCTCGGTCCTAGGGGCTGTGAACTATATAAGTGCAAGCACTAAACGCACCATAGACACTGCCCACACGTACGTAAGTAACCCCTCATCATCATACACAAGAAAAACATAAACAACCACACGTAACCAAGGAAGCAGCATGCGCCTCAAAGTCTCAAAAAAATAGCAGCATGGGCATCATCAAGGCCGTGAACCAGCGCATCGTGGACAacttcctcgccgtcgtcgccgccgccatctCCGGTTACTCTCTCGTCGCCCTCGTGCGGCTCGGACCAGCAGAGCTCGTCAGCTGGCTCCGTGAGCTCGAGCTTCAGCCGGCGCACCTATTCTTGGCGGGGTTCGTCCCGGCCGCAGCGGCCACCGTGTACCTGATGCTTCGCCCGCGCGCGGTGTACCTTATCGACTACGCCTGCTTCCACTCCTCCTTCAACCGCCCGCTCGCCCGCATCCCCATGGCCTCCTTCGTCGAGCACACCAAGCATACGCCCACCATCGACGACCGCAGCGTCCGGTTCATGTCGCGCCTGCTAGAGCGCTCCGGGCTCGGGGAGGAGACCTGCCTGCCGGCGGCGCACAACTACGTCCCGACGCACCAGTACTGCACCCTCGACAACGCACGCGACGAGTTCGACCTCGTCGTCTTCTCGGCCATCGACGACCTGCTCGCCAAGACCGGCGTCGCCACACACGACATCGGCGCGCTCGTCCTCAACTGCAGCCTCTTCTGCCCCACGCCGTCCTTGGTCGACATCATCGTGAACAAGTATAATCTACACAGCGACATCCGCAGCGTGAACCTGTCCGGCATGGGGTGCAGCGCGGGGCTCATCGCCGTGGGGCTCGCCAGGAACCTCCTGCAGGTTCTTCCCCGAGGCTCCCGCGCGCTGGTCGTCTCCACGGAGACCATCACGCCCAACTACTACGTCGGCAACGAGCGCGCCATGCTCCTGCCCAACTGCCTGTTCCGCGTCGGCGGAGTGGCCGCGCTGCTGTCCACGTCCCCCGTGAACGCCCGCTTCCGCCTCAAGCACGTCGTGCGCACCTTCACCGGCGCCAGCGACGACGGCGCCTACCGCTGCGTGTTccaggaggaggacgaccaaGGGAACGTCGGGATCAACCTGAGCAAGAACCTGATGGCCGTCGCCGGGAGCTCGCTGCAGGCAAACATCACCGAGATCGGGCCGCTCGTGCTGCCCTTCTCGGAGcagcttctcttcctcctctccttcatCGCACGCAAGCTGTTTCCCGGCGCGCGTGTCAAGCCCTACGTCCCGGACTTCTCCACGGCGTTCAAGCACCTGTGCATCCACGCCGGCGGCCGCGCCGTCATCGACCAGCTGCAGAAGAAGCTCGGCCTCTCCGACGAGCAGGTGGAGGCGTCGCGGATGACGCTGCACCGGTTCGGGAACACGTCGAGTAGCTCGCTGTGGTACGAGCTGGCCTACGTCGAGGCCAAAGGCCGGATGTGCAACGGCGACCGTGTTTGGATGATCGGATTCGGGTCGGGGTTCAAGTGCAACAGCGTGGTTTGGGAGTGTATCCAACCAGCTGCCCGCTACACCGATGGGCCGTGGACCTCGTCCATCAGCAGGTATCCGGTGGACATTCCCGACGTGCTAAAATA harbors:
- the LOC123413598 gene encoding 3-ketoacyl-CoA synthase 5-like; this encodes MGIIKAVNQRIVDNFLAVVAAAISGYSLVALVRLGPAELVSWLRELELQPAHLFLAGFVPAAAATVYLMLRPRAVYLIDYACFHSSFNRPLARIPMASFVEHTKHTPTIDDRSVRFMSRLLERSGLGEETCLPAAHNYVPTHQYCTLDNARDEFDLVVFSAIDDLLAKTGVATHDIGALVLNCSLFCPTPSLVDIIVNKYNLHSDIRSVNLSGMGCSAGLIAVGLARNLLQVLPRGSRALVVSTETITPNYYVGNERAMLLPNCLFRVGGVAALLSTSPVNARFRLKHVVRTFTGASDDGAYRCVFQEEDDQGNVGINLSKNLMAVAGSSLQANITEIGPLVLPFSEQLLFLLSFIARKLFPGARVKPYVPDFSTAFKHLCIHAGGRAVIDQLQKKLGLSDEQVEASRMTLHRFGNTSSSSLWYELAYVEAKGRMCNGDRVWMIGFGSGFKCNSVVWECIQPAARYTDGPWTSSISRYPVDIPDVLK